The Victivallis sp. Marseille-Q1083 DNA window CAAAATGGGTAACCTTAAGAAGAAGCGTCGGAGAAAAATCGCCAAGCACAAGCGTAAAAAGCAGCTCAAGTCTTTGCGGCATAAGAACAAGTAAGTCCTGCCGGATTGCCGGGGCTTGGTTGTGGGATAAAAAGAGTCCGTTCAACGCTCTTCCGCTTGAATTTTCAATGGGAGAGCGTTATTTTTTTGTTCAGGCAAGGTGCCCGGCAGTCGGCCGGCGGCGCGGTCTGCGGTGGTGGTCTGTTTGGAATTAACAGCATAGGGAAAGACGGAATCATGCGACGATGGTGGAAATTCATCCTGGCCGGCAGTTTGCCGTGGATGGCCGGCGCCGGCGAGGTCGGTATCGACTGGTTGAACGCGGACGGCAGTGCGCCGCCGGCTGAAACGGCGGTTGCCGAAGCGGCCCCGAAAGCGCAGGCGTTAGCCGGGTTTGCGATGGCGCTGCTCGGTGAGGAGGGCGGCGATGAAAATTCCTGGCTGCTGCAGGCGCTGGCCAACGATGCCGATGCCCGGTTGCCGTTGAAACTTCTGCTGCAGCAGTTGCAGCAGAGTTATCCGATAGATGAAGCGGTGATCCGCCGGCTGTGCGAGATTGCCGAGGCCAATCCGCAGGCATTGATGCTGAACATGGTTGCCCTGGAATTAGGCAACGATCTGGAGCGGGAGCCATTGTCTTCCGAGCGGCAGTTGGCGATGGGATTGGCGGTCTGGAAGAGGTTGCCGCCGGACCGGAACTGGACGGATGCCGAATTGGCGGAGCAGTACGTCAAACTGATCGGCGGACTGGTGCTGCTCTATGCCAACCAAGGGCAATTCGAAGCCGGGGAAAAATTATTGACCGACGAACTGGAGCTGGTCGGCGGCAGCGGTTACCGGCATGAGCGGTTGCTGGAAAATGCGGCGATCTTCTACCGGCTGGGGGCGGAGCATGCCTCGGACGACCGGGGGTGGCTGGGCTGGCGGGACAGCCCGCGGCAGCGTTATCGGGAGCGGCTGGCGGCGACGTTGGAACAGTTGCTGGCGGAAGCCGATGAGCTGAAGGAGAACTCCGCCCTGCAGCGGCTGACGGTTTTTCGGAATCTCGGCTGCGACACGGAGTTCGAAACGCTGGTGGCCCGGTTGATCAAACGACCGGATATCGTCAGAAAGGCGGATCTGTATACGTTGCTGGCGGAGCAGCGGCAGCGGGCCGGCCGATTCCAGGAAGCCTGTGAATTGTGGAAAAAACTGTGCCGGCTCTTCCCGCTGGAGCGGGAATACCGGCTGAATCTGGGATATGCCGCCTTCCTCGGCGGCGATTATGAACTGGCGGCGGAACAATTCGAATGGATTTTGCTCCTGCTGCCGAAAAACGACGGCATCCGGCAGATGCTGATTCACTGCTGTCTGACCTTGGGCCAATACGACAAAGCCGCGCGGCTGAATAGAAAAATACAGGATGAATTCAACCGTAAATGCACTTCAATCGAAATTGCCTTGTGGCGAAAATCGCTGTCGAAGGCGCGGGAGCTGTTGACCGAACTGGAGGACGAGGCGGTGGCGGCGCCGGTCAACGAGGTTTTCTTTCAACGTCTGGAGCGGGTGTACAATTTATGGATGGCGCTGGCCGAGCTGCAGCATGATACCGGGTTGGCCATCAGGATTTGCTCTGAGATGGAGACGATGGGGCTGCTGGATGTGCCGCGGAATGCCAATAACATCGGTTATACGCTGGCGATTTTGGACATTGAACTGGACAAGGCGGAAAAATTAATCCGGTTGGCGCTGGCGGAGGACCGGGAGTTCGATGTATTGGACAGCATGGCGATGCTCTGCTTCCGGCGCGGCAGATACCGGGAAGCGGTCGATTATATCGAAGAGGCGCTGGCATTGCAGACGGAGCGGAAGGACGGCGTCATCTATGAGCATGCCGGCGACATTTACCTGGCGGTCGGCAAGCCGGACCTGGCGGCGGAATGTTATCGTCTGGCCCTGCAGTATGTGTCCTATGGTCTGGATACCGACGGCGTCAAAGCCAAGCTGCAGGCGCTGGAAGCCGGAAATTGATCTTGCCTTGATTTTCAAAAAAAATCAACCGCTCCGGATCGTGCCCGGACCTGCCGGAATCGGCTCTGCACGCTTCAATTGCGGCAAAACAGGCCGCTGGTCCACTCTTTTTCGGTGAAGCGGTCCAGCTCCCGGCCGCCGGCGTCGGTGAAAACCGCCGCCAGGGCGTCGAATTCGCTGTTGAGGATACCGGCCAGCGCCAGATAGCCGCCGGGCCTCACCCAGCCGACGATGCGGCGGGCATTGGCTTTCAAAATGTGGCCGAGGATGTTGACCAGCGCCAGATCGTAACCGCCTTCCGGCGCCTCGTAACCGACGGCATCTCCTTGGAACAGGCGGATCTGCCCGGTCAACTGATTGATCGCAATGTTTTCCGCGGCCACTTTGACCGCGTCCGGGTCGTAGTCGAAGGCGTCGATCGGCCGGTAGCCGAGTTTTCCGGCGGCGATCGCCAGGATGCCGGAACCGCAGCCGGCGTCGAGGACCGAACGGACTTCGGGCCGCCCGGCCAGCCGGGCGAGGGTTTTCAGGCAATAGGCGGTCGTGGCGTGCTGGCCGGTGCCGAAACTCATCCCCGGATCGATGTCGACGACCGCCTGGCCGGGTTTCGGTTCATAGGCCAGCCAGCTCGGCCGGATGACCAGGTTGTCGGCGATGTGGATGAGGTGGAAATATTTTTTCCAGACTTCCGACCAGTCCTCTTTGGGCAGTTCGAAATATTCCGGCGCCGAGAGGCGGATGCCGTATTCCGCCCACAGCGGCAGCAGTTGCTGCAATTGCGCCATCGCCGCCAGCGCGGCCGCCTTGTCCAGCGTATAAACGGTGTGCCAGACGGATTTTTCCTCGCGGTTTTCCCAGGTGCCGACATAGGCGTCCAGGGCGGACAGAAATTCGACCGTCTGATTGTAATCGTCGGACAGATCACGCATTTTACAGCAATAAAGCAACTCGCTCATTTTCCAGAAAATTCCTTGATTGGTTCGTTTTTCCTTAACCTGGCTTACTATACCGTCCGATTGCGGATTTTGCCAATCCGGCCGGGCGGGGAAAAGATTTTTGTTTTCGCGGGGGGCGTGCTTTAAAAAGCGATTTCCGGGAGTATAGTAATAACGAATGATTTTGAATGAAACCAACCTCTAACAGAATTGGGAAAGCGATGTCGCAAACTGTTGAGACAATTGTCGTACTGGACTTCGGTTCGCAATACAGCCAGCTCATTGCCCGGCGCATTCGCGAATGCAGCGTCTACAGCAAGATTCTGCCGTTCCACGCGTCGGCGGAACGGATTCTGGCGGAAAATCCGAAGGGCATTATTTTAAGCGGCGGACCGGCCAGCGTTTATCAGGAAAACGCGCCGAAGTGCGATCCGAAAATTTTTGAACTCGGCATTCCGGTGCTCGGTATCTGTTACGGACTGCAACTGCTGATCATGACCCTCGGCGGCCGGGTGGCGCCCGGCAAGGCGCGCGAATACGGCAAAGCGATGCTGAAGATCGCCGATTCCGGATCGCTGTTCAACGGCCTGTCCGGCGAAATCCAGGTGTGGATGTCGCACGGCGACAAAGTGACCGCGCCGCCGCCGGGCAAATTCAAGGTGCTGGCGACGACCGACAACTGCGAATATTGCGCGGTTACCGTCGAGGATCGCAATATTTTCGGCATTCAGTTCCACCCGGAGGTGGTTCACACGCCGCAGGGCAAACGGATTATCTGCAATTTCTGCCATGATATCTGCGGCTGTGCCGGCAATTGGACGATGGCGGGTTTTATCGAGCAATCGGTCAGTGAAATCCGGGAGACGGTCGGCCGGAACCGGGTGATTCTGGGGTTGTCCGGCGGCGTCGATTCCTCGGTGGCGGCGGCGTTGATCAACAAAGCGATCGGCGGGCAGTTGACCTGTATTTTCGTCAACAACGGCCTGTTGCGCAAAAACGAAGCGCAGCGGGTTCAGGATTTGTTCGGCCGCAATTTTCGGATGAAGCTGGTTTACGTCGACGCGACCGAACGGTTCATGACCAAACTCAAGGACGTCGCCGAGCCGGAACGCAAACGTAAAATCATCGGTCATGAATTCGTTCAGGTGTTCGACGAAGCGTCGTCGGCGATCGAGGATGCCGTTTTCCTGGCGCAGGGCACCACTTATCCGGACGTCATCGAGAGTGTGCCGATCGACGGCAATCCGGCGGCGATGATCAAAAGCCATCACAATGTCGGCGGTTTGCCGAAAGAGATGAAATTCAAATTGCTGGAGCCGTTGAGCCGCCTGTTCAAGGATGAAGTGCGGGAGGTCGGCCGGCAGCTCGGTCTGCCGGAGGATGTCGTCATGCGGCAGCCGTTCCCGGGGCCCGGTCTGGCGGTGCGCCATCTCGGGGCGGTTTCGACCGAAACGCTGGATATTCTGCGCGATGCCGACGAGATCGTCGTCGATGAAATCAAAAAGGCCGGTTTGTATTTCAAAATCTGGCAGACCTTCGCGGTATTCCTGCCGTTGCGTACCGTCGGGGTGATGGGCGACGAACGGACCTACGATTATGTGATTGCATTGCGGGCGGTCGAAAGCTGCGACGGCATGACCGCCGACTGGGTGAAATTGCCGTACGAATTGCTGGAAACGATTTCCAACCGGATCATCAACGAAGTGCGCGGCGTCAACCGGGTGGTCTACGACATCACCTCGAAGCCGCCGGGCACGATCGAATGGGAATAAGATGGCGATGCGGATCATCGGCGGGGTTGGACGGAGCCTGGTGCTGGAAGTGCCGGCTGGGTTGGCGGTGCGGCCGACGGCCGGTCGGGCCCGCGAAGCGCTGTTCAACAGCCTCGGTGATCTGACCGGCTTGACGGTGTTCGATCTGTGCGCCGGCAGCGGCGCGCTCGGGCTGGAAGCGGCCAGCCGGGGGGCGGCGCTGGTGGTGATGGTCGAGAAGGAACGGCGGCATTGTGCCGCGATCGAGCGCAATGTTGCCGCGTTGCGGAAAAGTGGCGTCGAAACGGAATGCCGGGTCGTCTGC harbors:
- the guaA gene encoding glutamine-hydrolyzing GMP synthase → MSQTVETIVVLDFGSQYSQLIARRIRECSVYSKILPFHASAERILAENPKGIILSGGPASVYQENAPKCDPKIFELGIPVLGICYGLQLLIMTLGGRVAPGKAREYGKAMLKIADSGSLFNGLSGEIQVWMSHGDKVTAPPPGKFKVLATTDNCEYCAVTVEDRNIFGIQFHPEVVHTPQGKRIICNFCHDICGCAGNWTMAGFIEQSVSEIRETVGRNRVILGLSGGVDSSVAAALINKAIGGQLTCIFVNNGLLRKNEAQRVQDLFGRNFRMKLVYVDATERFMTKLKDVAEPERKRKIIGHEFVQVFDEASSAIEDAVFLAQGTTYPDVIESVPIDGNPAAMIKSHHNVGGLPKEMKFKLLEPLSRLFKDEVREVGRQLGLPEDVVMRQPFPGPGLAVRHLGAVSTETLDILRDADEIVVDEIKKAGLYFKIWQTFAVFLPLRTVGVMGDERTYDYVIALRAVESCDGMTADWVKLPYELLETISNRIINEVRGVNRVVYDITSKPPGTIEWE
- a CDS encoding AURKAIP1/COX24 domain-containing protein, which codes for MGNLKKKRRRKIAKHKRKKQLKSLRHKNK
- a CDS encoding 50S ribosomal protein L11 methyltransferase, which gives rise to MSELLYCCKMRDLSDDYNQTVEFLSALDAYVGTWENREEKSVWHTVYTLDKAAALAAMAQLQQLLPLWAEYGIRLSAPEYFELPKEDWSEVWKKYFHLIHIADNLVIRPSWLAYEPKPGQAVVDIDPGMSFGTGQHATTAYCLKTLARLAGRPEVRSVLDAGCGSGILAIAAGKLGYRPIDAFDYDPDAVKVAAENIAINQLTGQIRLFQGDAVGYEAPEGGYDLALVNILGHILKANARRIVGWVRPGGYLALAGILNSEFDALAAVFTDAGGRELDRFTEKEWTSGLFCRN
- a CDS encoding RsmD family RNA methyltransferase, with the translated sequence MAMRIIGGVGRSLVLEVPAGLAVRPTAGRAREALFNSLGDLTGLTVFDLCAGSGALGLEAASRGAALVVMVEKERRHCAAIERNVAALRKSGVETECRVVCGDVAAAAFQFQSSGADLIFSDPPYDRSIELFETLLGNRRFVQWAAGAKLVWEIPDVPGAVGPFLGRPAVTATVRKFGGTDFLVGRFQVS
- a CDS encoding tetratricopeptide repeat protein, which codes for MRRWWKFILAGSLPWMAGAGEVGIDWLNADGSAPPAETAVAEAAPKAQALAGFAMALLGEEGGDENSWLLQALANDADARLPLKLLLQQLQQSYPIDEAVIRRLCEIAEANPQALMLNMVALELGNDLEREPLSSERQLAMGLAVWKRLPPDRNWTDAELAEQYVKLIGGLVLLYANQGQFEAGEKLLTDELELVGGSGYRHERLLENAAIFYRLGAEHASDDRGWLGWRDSPRQRYRERLAATLEQLLAEADELKENSALQRLTVFRNLGCDTEFETLVARLIKRPDIVRKADLYTLLAEQRQRAGRFQEACELWKKLCRLFPLEREYRLNLGYAAFLGGDYELAAEQFEWILLLLPKNDGIRQMLIHCCLTLGQYDKAARLNRKIQDEFNRKCTSIEIALWRKSLSKARELLTELEDEAVAAPVNEVFFQRLERVYNLWMALAELQHDTGLAIRICSEMETMGLLDVPRNANNIGYTLAILDIELDKAEKLIRLALAEDREFDVLDSMAMLCFRRGRYREAVDYIEEALALQTERKDGVIYEHAGDIYLAVGKPDLAAECYRLALQYVSYGLDTDGVKAKLQALEAGN